A portion of the Granulosicoccus antarcticus IMCC3135 genome contains these proteins:
- a CDS encoding TorD/DmsD family molecular chaperone codes for MTSEKPVISVKNEDQFLQDQAQAVRANVYELLSSLLAREPEEQVLERLRQIGEIDPSEGKIAMGWELMKQAALKTDLAAVHEEYFALLLGVGRGELMPFGSWYMTGFLMEKPVAVLRGDLQRLGIERLNGIVESEDHVAALCDAMALIIRHPSEISLETQQAFFNDHLSPWMGRFFNDMQNASAAHFYRSVGFFGESFFEFEQQLLDMQS; via the coding sequence ATGACCAGTGAAAAGCCTGTAATTTCTGTCAAGAATGAGGACCAGTTTCTTCAGGATCAGGCACAGGCTGTGCGTGCCAATGTCTATGAGCTGCTTTCCAGTCTGCTGGCTCGTGAACCTGAAGAGCAGGTTCTCGAACGACTGCGTCAAATCGGCGAAATAGATCCGAGCGAGGGCAAGATTGCCATGGGCTGGGAGCTCATGAAGCAGGCGGCTCTGAAAACTGATCTGGCGGCCGTGCATGAGGAATATTTTGCCTTGTTGCTGGGAGTCGGACGTGGCGAATTGATGCCCTTCGGGTCCTGGTACATGACAGGCTTCCTGATGGAAAAGCCGGTTGCTGTCTTGCGAGGCGATCTGCAGCGTCTGGGTATCGAGCGGCTGAACGGCATCGTGGAGTCCGAAGATCATGTGGCTGCATTGTGCGATGCGATGGCGTTGATCATCCGGCACCCCAGCGAAATATCTCTTGAAACGCAGCAGGCGTTCTTCAACGACCATCTGTCTCCCTGGATGGGACGTTTTTTCAATGATATGCAAAACGCCAGTGCGGCGCATTTTTATCGCTCTGTCGGATTTTTCGGCGAGAGCTTTTTCGAATTCGAGCAGCAGTTGCTGGACATGCAGAGCTGA
- a CDS encoding formate dehydrogenase subunit alpha, with protein sequence MKLKRKIPGQSAGQVTELSTAGGRTSTGLLGSSINRRTFLKNSGLTAGGAALAIGAGPSMLKKARAADTYAKADIATTEVHSICTHCSVGCGVIAEIQNGVWTGQEPDYDSPINMGAHCAKGASVREHGHGERRLKYPMKLVGGKWTRVSWDQAINEIGDQMLKIREESSPDSVYWLGSAKYSNEQAYLYRKFAAMWGTNNIDHQARICHSTTVAGVANTWGYGAMTNSYNDMQKSKAMFFIGSNAAEAHPVAMQHILKAKENGSKLIVVDPRFTRTAAHSDQFIQMRPGTDVPVIWGILWHIFENGWEDKEYIRQRVYGMEEIREEVAKWTPAETERVTGIPEAQLKQAAQTMAENRPGTIVWCMGGTQHTIGNNNTRAYCVLQLALGNIGVSGGGANIFRGHDNVQGATDLGVLADTLPGYYGLAEGSWKHWAKVWDLDYEWIKGRFDQGSYEKSGDEDVQAMYTAGMPVSRWIDGVMEDKENIAQKDNIRAMVLWGHAPNSQTRGPEMKAAMEKLELLVVVDPYPTHTAVLPDRQDGMYLLPAATQFETYGSVTASNRSLQWRDKIIEPLFESLPDHTIMYKFAAKFGFAEELTKHIEVKDDEPLIEDITREFNRGMWTIGYTGQSPERMKAHKEHRGTFDEVTLQAKGGPLDGEFYGMPWPCWGTAEMGHPGTPNLYDTSIPVAEGGLNFRARFGVERDGVNLLAEDSWSAGAEIEDGYPEFTADMLKTLGWWDDLTADEKAAAEGKNWKTDVSGGIQRVAIEHGCAPFGNAKARAVVWTFPDAVPIHREPLYTARRDLVDDYPTYEDVKSHFRLPTRYGSIQAVDYSKDFPLIHTSGRLVEYEGGGEETRSNPWLAELQQDMFVEINQADANDIEIKDGQMVWLEGPEGGKIHIMAMVTDRVARGVVFTPFHFGGVYEGKDLLDKYPEGSAPYVRGESNNTAMTYGYDSVTQMQETKCSLCKITAA encoded by the coding sequence ATGAAACTCAAACGCAAGATCCCCGGCCAGTCAGCCGGGCAGGTGACTGAGCTGTCAACAGCTGGTGGCCGTACGTCCACAGGTCTGTTGGGCAGTAGCATCAATCGACGAACATTCCTCAAGAACTCCGGCCTGACGGCAGGTGGCGCGGCCCTGGCAATCGGTGCCGGCCCCAGCATGCTGAAGAAGGCGCGGGCAGCGGACACCTACGCCAAAGCCGACATCGCGACAACAGAGGTGCATTCAATCTGCACGCATTGCTCTGTCGGTTGTGGTGTTATCGCGGAAATCCAGAATGGCGTGTGGACCGGGCAGGAGCCTGACTACGACTCGCCAATCAATATGGGAGCGCACTGTGCCAAAGGTGCATCCGTACGTGAGCATGGCCATGGCGAGCGCCGTCTGAAATACCCGATGAAGCTGGTTGGTGGAAAGTGGACCCGTGTCTCCTGGGACCAGGCCATCAACGAGATCGGCGATCAGATGCTGAAGATTCGCGAAGAGTCCTCGCCTGATTCGGTGTACTGGCTGGGCTCTGCGAAGTACAGTAACGAACAGGCTTACCTGTATCGCAAGTTCGCGGCTATGTGGGGAACCAATAACATCGATCACCAGGCTCGTATCTGTCATTCCACAACGGTGGCAGGTGTCGCCAATACGTGGGGTTATGGTGCGATGACCAACTCCTACAATGACATGCAGAAGTCCAAGGCCATGTTTTTCATCGGCTCCAATGCGGCTGAAGCGCATCCCGTGGCCATGCAGCATATTCTCAAGGCTAAAGAGAACGGCTCCAAGCTGATCGTAGTTGATCCTCGCTTTACCCGTACCGCCGCACACTCTGATCAATTCATTCAGATGCGACCTGGCACCGACGTGCCTGTGATCTGGGGCATTCTCTGGCATATTTTCGAAAACGGCTGGGAAGACAAGGAATACATCCGCCAGCGTGTTTACGGCATGGAAGAAATTCGCGAAGAGGTAGCCAAGTGGACACCGGCTGAAACAGAGCGGGTTACCGGCATACCTGAAGCCCAGTTGAAGCAGGCTGCGCAGACCATGGCTGAAAATCGTCCCGGCACGATCGTCTGGTGCATGGGCGGAACTCAACATACGATCGGCAATAACAACACGCGCGCCTACTGCGTTCTGCAACTGGCGCTGGGCAACATCGGTGTATCCGGTGGTGGTGCCAATATCTTTCGTGGCCATGACAATGTTCAGGGTGCGACCGATCTGGGCGTTCTGGCAGATACCTTACCCGGCTACTACGGTCTGGCAGAAGGCTCCTGGAAGCATTGGGCGAAGGTCTGGGATCTTGACTACGAGTGGATCAAGGGCCGTTTCGATCAAGGTTCTTATGAAAAGAGCGGTGATGAGGACGTGCAGGCCATGTACACCGCAGGCATGCCTGTCTCGCGCTGGATAGACGGTGTCATGGAAGACAAGGAAAACATTGCGCAGAAAGACAATATCCGCGCCATGGTTCTGTGGGGACATGCCCCCAACTCACAAACCCGTGGGCCGGAAATGAAAGCGGCCATGGAGAAGCTGGAACTGTTGGTTGTTGTCGATCCTTACCCCACGCACACGGCTGTATTGCCGGATCGCCAGGACGGTATGTATCTGTTACCGGCCGCCACCCAGTTCGAAACCTATGGCTCGGTCACCGCGTCCAACCGGTCACTGCAATGGCGCGACAAGATTATTGAACCTTTGTTCGAATCGTTGCCTGATCACACCATTATGTACAAATTTGCCGCAAAATTCGGCTTCGCTGAAGAGCTGACCAAGCATATCGAGGTCAAGGACGACGAGCCGTTGATAGAAGATATCACGCGCGAATTCAACAGAGGCATGTGGACTATCGGCTATACCGGTCAGAGTCCTGAGCGTATGAAGGCGCACAAAGAGCATCGTGGCACTTTTGACGAGGTTACATTACAAGCCAAGGGTGGCCCGCTAGATGGCGAATTCTATGGTATGCCATGGCCGTGCTGGGGAACGGCGGAAATGGGGCATCCAGGTACGCCCAACCTGTACGACACCAGCATTCCGGTCGCTGAAGGCGGCTTGAATTTTCGTGCCAGATTCGGGGTTGAACGTGATGGTGTGAATCTGCTGGCCGAGGACTCCTGGTCAGCGGGTGCCGAGATCGAAGACGGTTATCCGGAATTCACGGCTGACATGCTGAAGACTCTGGGCTGGTGGGATGATCTCACTGCCGATGAAAAAGCGGCTGCTGAAGGCAAGAACTGGAAAACCGATGTGTCCGGGGGCATTCAGCGAGTTGCCATCGAACATGGCTGTGCGCCCTTCGGCAACGCCAAGGCACGTGCTGTCGTCTGGACTTTTCCAGATGCGGTGCCTATTCATCGCGAGCCACTCTATACAGCCCGTCGTGATCTGGTCGACGACTACCCGACCTATGAAGATGTCAAGTCGCATTTCCGTCTGCCGACCCGTTATGGTTCTATCCAGGCCGTTGACTACTCGAAGGACTTTCCACTGATTCATACCAGCGGACGGTTGGTTGAATACGAAGGCGGTGGTGAGGAGACCCGTTCCAATCCATGGCTGGCCGAACTGCAGCAGGATATGTTTGTCGAGATCAATCAGGCTGACGCGAACGATATTGAAATCAAGGATGGTCAGATGGTCTGGCTGGAAGGTCCTGAAGGTGGAAAGATCCACATCATGGCCATGGTCACCGATCGCGTAGCGCGTGGTGTTGTGTTCACACCGTTCCACTTTGGTGGTGTGTATGAAGGCAAGGATCTTCTGGACAAGTATCCGGAAGGCTCTGCTCCCTATGTGCGTGGTGAGTCCAACAACACCGCCATGACCTACGGCTATGACTCCGTGACCCAGATGCAGGAAACCAAGTGTTCCCTGTGCAAGATAACCGCAGCCTGA
- a CDS encoding twin-arginine translocation signal domain-containing protein, with protein sequence MTDKQSSTPRFINSKRRGFLQGAAVAGGAVTSGAVLGGESLVEAIDQVQITDDKSTGKKGYERTEHVSRYYARARI encoded by the coding sequence ATGACTGACAAACAATCATCAACACCCAGATTCATCAATTCCAAAAGACGCGGGTTTCTTCAAGGCGCAGCCGTAGCCGGTGGTGCCGTCACCAGTGGCGCTGTTTTGGGTGGTGAGTCTCTGGTCGAGGCAATCGATCAGGTCCAGATTACTGATGACAAATCGACTGGCAAGAAAGGCTATGAGCGGACCGAGCACGTCAGCAGGTATTACGCACGTGCGCGCATCTAG
- a CDS encoding 4Fe-4S binding protein, which yields MSEEQRPIAVVSDLSVFVQRQQLGEATSQIQYVSQGHCLIIGEVAQALSAGERFSEHGFTVVQIDPEITRTDKRLTDDGIAVFSVPALSLNGYLGAYRAVVPMAAGEELDLGVSVYRETGLFDVVLDLSSQAVMPVRLAPFGYVHATTAEAIDEAVDSLNDMRGEFEKPRYFNYNESTCAHSRSELDGCNQCIDICTAEAITPSGEGVSVDPFLCQGCGSCATVCPSGAMSYAYPRVSDALERSRKSLRENQANTIILHTEEVQSLVDEAASREGVLSLLVEEVSAFGPDYWLSMLAGAVQHILVVTDSPADDPGRQALDAQLQWVGPLLAELGIDEVPVELLASTALDARLQQLAVSRDPASPLENVKAQSFSTHNEKRQTLRLALDALSEQLRPAEPIVKLPSGAPFGQIHVDTTACTLCMACVSTCPAKALQDGQDTPALRFVEANCLQCGLCESACPESAISLEARYIWDSVAARKVETLHEETPFHCVRCHTPFATQSMIDNMTQKLAGHWMFQNDKAVRRLRLCGDCRVRDMFEEDAAGIDVHNL from the coding sequence ATGAGTGAAGAACAACGTCCGATTGCAGTCGTGAGTGATCTGTCAGTCTTTGTGCAGCGTCAGCAATTGGGGGAGGCCACCTCGCAGATTCAGTACGTATCCCAAGGGCATTGCCTGATCATTGGTGAGGTTGCTCAGGCCCTGAGTGCTGGTGAACGCTTTTCCGAGCACGGGTTTACCGTGGTGCAGATAGATCCTGAGATCACTCGAACCGACAAGCGTCTGACGGATGATGGTATCGCTGTGTTCAGCGTGCCGGCTCTGTCGTTGAACGGCTACCTGGGAGCCTACCGGGCTGTGGTGCCCATGGCGGCGGGTGAAGAACTGGATCTGGGTGTGTCCGTTTATCGTGAAACGGGTTTGTTTGATGTCGTGCTGGATTTGTCATCGCAAGCTGTCATGCCGGTCAGACTGGCGCCGTTCGGGTATGTGCATGCGACGACGGCCGAAGCGATTGATGAGGCGGTTGATTCGCTCAACGATATGCGGGGCGAATTCGAAAAACCGCGCTACTTCAACTACAACGAGAGTACCTGCGCCCACAGCCGCAGTGAGCTTGACGGTTGCAATCAATGTATCGACATCTGTACGGCTGAGGCCATTACTCCCAGTGGTGAAGGTGTTTCTGTTGATCCGTTTTTATGTCAGGGCTGCGGTAGTTGTGCAACCGTCTGTCCGAGTGGCGCCATGAGCTATGCCTACCCACGGGTATCGGATGCGCTGGAACGCAGTCGCAAGTCACTGCGAGAAAATCAGGCCAACACCATTATTCTGCATACCGAAGAGGTGCAGTCGCTGGTTGATGAAGCCGCCTCCCGAGAAGGGGTGCTGTCCTTGCTTGTCGAGGAGGTCAGCGCCTTTGGTCCTGACTACTGGCTGAGCATGCTGGCAGGGGCGGTCCAGCATATCCTTGTCGTGACGGATTCGCCCGCTGATGATCCGGGCCGACAGGCGTTGGATGCGCAGTTACAGTGGGTCGGGCCCTTGCTGGCTGAATTGGGGATCGATGAAGTGCCGGTCGAATTGCTGGCTTCAACAGCTCTTGATGCCAGGCTTCAGCAGCTTGCCGTCAGTCGAGACCCGGCAAGTCCTCTGGAGAACGTGAAAGCACAGAGCTTTTCTACCCACAATGAGAAGCGGCAAACCCTGCGTCTGGCTCTTGATGCGTTGTCAGAGCAGCTGAGGCCCGCAGAGCCCATCGTCAAATTGCCCAGCGGCGCGCCTTTTGGGCAGATACACGTCGATACCACGGCCTGTACGCTGTGTATGGCCTGTGTTTCCACTTGTCCTGCAAAGGCCTTGCAAGATGGTCAGGACACGCCAGCTCTGCGCTTTGTCGAGGCCAACTGCCTGCAGTGCGGCTTGTGTGAGTCTGCCTGTCCGGAGTCTGCCATCAGTCTGGAGGCGCGTTATATCTGGGACAGCGTAGCTGCACGCAAGGTTGAGACGCTGCATGAAGAAACCCCATTTCACTGCGTACGCTGTCATACACCGTTTGCCACACAGTCCATGATCGATAACATGACGCAGAAGCTTGCAGGTCACTGGATGTTTCAGAATGACAAGGCGGTGCGTCGTTTGCGTCTGTGTGGAGACTGTCGCGTGCGTGACATGTTCGAAGAAGATGCTGCTGGCATTGATGTTCACAACCTTTAA